In Microtus ochrogaster isolate Prairie Vole_2 chromosome 4, MicOch1.0, whole genome shotgun sequence, one genomic interval encodes:
- the Znf33b gene encoding zinc finger protein 33B isoform X1 gives MFQMHGFCAWVGAVNQDKCWKEFKNAVTYDDVHVDFTWEEWKLLDPSQRNLYKEVMLETYRNLITIGYSWEDHNIEERCQSSRIHGSHKRSHTGEKPYECNQCGKGFAHHRNLQMHRRTHTGEKPYECNQCGKAFTQHNHLQRHKRIHTGEKPYECNQCGKAFAVHGNLQTHKRTHTGEKPYECNHCGKAFTQCSSLQMHKRTHTGEKPYECNQCGKAFAQCSYLQIHKRIHTGEKPYECDLCGKAFAHHASLQMHLKVTHTVEKQYECNPCGKAFARHGCLQIQKRTHMGDKTYECDQCGKTFAHHSSLQIHKRTHTGEKPYECNQCGKAFTQRGHLQGHKKSHTGEKPYECNQCGKAFAHYRNFQIHKRTHTGEKPYECNQCGKSFTRCSGLQIHKRTHTGEKPYECNQCGKAFTCHSSLQVHFKGIHTGEKPYECNLCGKAFAYHNYFKIHKRTHTGEKPFVCNQCGKAFAQQSHLQRHERTHTGGVSLGPFRN, from the exons ATGTTTCAGATGCATGGATTTTGTGCTTGGGTTGGCGCCGTGAACCAAGATAAATGTTGGAAAGAATTTAAG AAtgcagtgacctatgatgatgtgCATGTTGACTTCACTTGGGAAGAGTGGAAGTTGCTGGATCCTTCACAAAGGAATCTCTACAAAGaggtgatgctggagacctacagGAACCTCATTACTATAG GATACAGTTGGGAAGACCATAATATTGAAGAACGTTGTCAAAGTTCCAGAATTCATGGAAG CCACAAAAGaagtcatactggagagaaaccctatgaatgtaatcaatgtggtaaaggcTTTGCACATCACCGTAATCTTCAAATGCATagaagaacacatactggagagaaaccctatgaatgcaatcaatgtggtaaagcctttacaCAACACAAtcatcttcaaagacataaaagaatacatactggagaaaaaccttatgaatgtaatcaatgtggtaaagcctttgcagtacatggtaatcttcaaacacataaaagaacacatactggagaaaagccctatgaatgtaatcactGTGGTAAAGCTTTTACACAATGCAGTTctcttcaaatgcataaaagaacacatactggagagaaaccttatgaatgtaatcagtgtggcaAAGCCTTTGCACAATGCAGTtatcttcaaatacataaaagaatacatactggagagaaaccttatgaatgtgatctgtgtggtaaagcctttgcacatcATGCCAGTCTTCAGATGCATCTTAAAGTGACACATACTGTAGAGAAACAATATGAATGTAATccatgtggtaaagcctttgcacgaCATGGTTGTCTTCAAATACAGAAAAGAACTCATATGGGAGACAAAACCTATGAATGTGATCAATGTGGTAAAACCTTTGCACATCACAGTTctcttcaaatacataaaagaacacatactggagagaaaccttatgaatgtaatcagtgtggtaaagcctttacaCAACGTGGTCATCTTCAAGGGCATAAAAAatcacatactggagagaaaccatatgagtgcaatcaatgtggtaaagcctttgcacattacagaaattttcaaatacacaaaagaacacatactggagagaaaccctatgaatgtaatcaatgtggtaaatcCTTTACACGATGCAGTGgtcttcaaatacataaaagaacacatactggagaaaaaccttatgaatgtaatcaatgtggtaaagcctttacaTGCCATTCCAGTCTTCAAGTGCATTTTAAAGgaatacatactggagagaaaccttatgaatgtaatctatgtgggaaagcctttgcctatcacaattattttaaaattcataaaagaacacatactggagagaaaccctttgtatgcaatcagtgtggtaaagcctttgcacaaCAGAGTCATCTCCAGCgccatgaaagaacacatactgggggtgtgagtctaggaccttttaggaactag
- the Znf33b gene encoding zinc finger protein 33B isoform X2 — translation MHGFCAWVGAVNQDKCWKEFKNAVTYDDVHVDFTWEEWKLLDPSQRNLYKEVMLETYRNLITIGYSWEDHNIEERCQSSRIHGSHKRSHTGEKPYECNQCGKGFAHHRNLQMHRRTHTGEKPYECNQCGKAFTQHNHLQRHKRIHTGEKPYECNQCGKAFAVHGNLQTHKRTHTGEKPYECNHCGKAFTQCSSLQMHKRTHTGEKPYECNQCGKAFAQCSYLQIHKRIHTGEKPYECDLCGKAFAHHASLQMHLKVTHTVEKQYECNPCGKAFARHGCLQIQKRTHMGDKTYECDQCGKTFAHHSSLQIHKRTHTGEKPYECNQCGKAFTQRGHLQGHKKSHTGEKPYECNQCGKAFAHYRNFQIHKRTHTGEKPYECNQCGKSFTRCSGLQIHKRTHTGEKPYECNQCGKAFTCHSSLQVHFKGIHTGEKPYECNLCGKAFAYHNYFKIHKRTHTGEKPFVCNQCGKAFAQQSHLQRHERTHTGGVSLGPFRN, via the exons ATGCATGGATTTTGTGCTTGGGTTGGCGCCGTGAACCAAGATAAATGTTGGAAAGAATTTAAG AAtgcagtgacctatgatgatgtgCATGTTGACTTCACTTGGGAAGAGTGGAAGTTGCTGGATCCTTCACAAAGGAATCTCTACAAAGaggtgatgctggagacctacagGAACCTCATTACTATAG GATACAGTTGGGAAGACCATAATATTGAAGAACGTTGTCAAAGTTCCAGAATTCATGGAAG CCACAAAAGaagtcatactggagagaaaccctatgaatgtaatcaatgtggtaaaggcTTTGCACATCACCGTAATCTTCAAATGCATagaagaacacatactggagagaaaccctatgaatgcaatcaatgtggtaaagcctttacaCAACACAAtcatcttcaaagacataaaagaatacatactggagaaaaaccttatgaatgtaatcaatgtggtaaagcctttgcagtacatggtaatcttcaaacacataaaagaacacatactggagaaaagccctatgaatgtaatcactGTGGTAAAGCTTTTACACAATGCAGTTctcttcaaatgcataaaagaacacatactggagagaaaccttatgaatgtaatcagtgtggcaAAGCCTTTGCACAATGCAGTtatcttcaaatacataaaagaatacatactggagagaaaccttatgaatgtgatctgtgtggtaaagcctttgcacatcATGCCAGTCTTCAGATGCATCTTAAAGTGACACATACTGTAGAGAAACAATATGAATGTAATccatgtggtaaagcctttgcacgaCATGGTTGTCTTCAAATACAGAAAAGAACTCATATGGGAGACAAAACCTATGAATGTGATCAATGTGGTAAAACCTTTGCACATCACAGTTctcttcaaatacataaaagaacacatactggagagaaaccttatgaatgtaatcagtgtggtaaagcctttacaCAACGTGGTCATCTTCAAGGGCATAAAAAatcacatactggagagaaaccatatgagtgcaatcaatgtggtaaagcctttgcacattacagaaattttcaaatacacaaaagaacacatactggagagaaaccctatgaatgtaatcaatgtggtaaatcCTTTACACGATGCAGTGgtcttcaaatacataaaagaacacatactggagaaaaaccttatgaatgtaatcaatgtggtaaagcctttacaTGCCATTCCAGTCTTCAAGTGCATTTTAAAGgaatacatactggagagaaaccttatgaatgtaatctatgtgggaaagcctttgcctatcacaattattttaaaattcataaaagaacacatactggagagaaaccctttgtatgcaatcagtgtggtaaagcctttgcacaaCAGAGTCATCTCCAGCgccatgaaagaacacatactgggggtgtgagtctaggaccttttaggaactag